The proteins below are encoded in one region of Labeo rohita strain BAU-BD-2019 chromosome 15, IGBB_LRoh.1.0, whole genome shotgun sequence:
- the LOC127177571 gene encoding uncharacterized protein LOC127177571, with protein sequence MLVTMLTAMYMMVRVAEQLGVRWVRQQEPLPYMVSQPLPWQVHSVSHSRKGSRSEEFEGQRRNSIGVYRKNSSSSNGHTKSSADKAATTIQHQYRKYQQKKQKEDHK encoded by the exons ATGCTGGTGACAATGCTAACAGCCATGTACATGATGGTGAGAGTGGCTGAACAG CTGGGTGTTCGGTGGGTACGTCAACAGGAACCTCTTCCGTACATGGTGTCTCAGCCACTGCCATGGCAGGTCCACTCTGTCTCCCACAGTCGGAAAGGAAGTCGTTCAGAGGAG tTTGAGGGCCAGAGAAGGAACAGCATAGGAGTTTACAGAAAGA ATTCCTCTTCCAGTAATGGACACACCAAATCCTCTGCTGACAAGGCAGCAACTACAATTCAGCACCAGTACAGGAAGTACCAGCAAAAGAAGCAGAAAGAAGACCACAAATGA